From a single Bombus terrestris chromosome 17, iyBomTerr1.2, whole genome shotgun sequence genomic region:
- the LOC100650909 gene encoding pro-resilin isoform X2: MTLVGILSEPQGPAYLPPTATGARPTPAAGHPDEWAGDSANYEFLYEVEDAVAGLNFGHHESRKDNEATGTYHVLLPDGRTQIVDYVADGGGYRPMVRYEGTATYPATGSASRTPAATAGSTSNEGYRY, encoded by the exons ATGACGTTGGTAGGAATTTTGAGCGAACCTCAAGGACCTGCCTATCTTCCGCCTACGGCAACTGGAGCGCGACCAACTCCTGCCGCTGGTCATCCGGACGAATGGGCCGGT GATTCAGCGaattacgaatttttatacgaaGTGGAGGACGCAGTAGCTGGCTTAAACTTTGGCCATCACGAGTCACGAAAAGACAATGAAGCAACTGGAACTTATCACGTGCTATTACCAGATGGTAGAACACAAATCGTCGACTACGTTGCCGACGGTGGTGGCTATCGGCCAATGGTACGATACGAGGGGACGGCAACTTATCCGGCTACGGGATCTGCTTCAAGGACACCGGCTGCTACCGCAGGATCCACGAGTAACGAAGGATACAGATACTAA
- the LOC100650505 gene encoding ubiquitin-conjugating enzyme E2 T translates to MQKSIRLKREFEKLSQNPVEGISCYPRSENFENLVATIIGPIGSPYSGHVFQLSIDISEQYPFEPPRITFQTPIYHPNIDNNGRICMDLLHMPPKGNWNPTIGIKNLLDAVKCLLGNPNPDDPLMPDIAQEYKFNRQEFDRKVQQFMIERKNKLL, encoded by the coding sequence ATGCAGAAATCTATCAGATTAAAACGTGAATTTGAAAAGCTTAGTCAAAATCCTGTCGAAGGTATTTCTTGTTATCCACGgtctgaaaattttgaaaacctTGTTGCGACGATTATCGGACCAATTGGAAGCCCATATAGTGGACACGTTTTTCAGTTATCCATAGATATTTCTGAACAATATCCGTTTGAACCTCCAAGGATTACGTTTCAAACACCTATTTATCATCcaaatattgataataatggCCGAATTTGTATGGATCTTTTACACATGCCACCAAAAGGTAACTGGAATCCAACTATAGGAATAAAAAATCTTCTGGATGCTGTAAAATGCCTATTGGGAAATCCAAATCCTGATGATCCTTTGATGCCAGACATAGCgcaagaatataaatttaatagacAAGAATTTGACAGAAAGGTACAACAGTTtatgatagaaagaaaaaataaattgttataa
- the LOC100650909 gene encoding pro-resilin isoform X1 yields the protein MIPKALLLTMTLVGILSEPQGPAYLPPTATGARPTPAAGHPDEWAGDSANYEFLYEVEDAVAGLNFGHHESRKDNEATGTYHVLLPDGRTQIVDYVADGGGYRPMVRYEGTATYPATGSASRTPAATAGSTSNEGYRY from the exons ATGATTCCGAAG GCACTTCTGTTAACGATGACGTTGGTAGGAATTTTGAGCGAACCTCAAGGACCTGCCTATCTTCCGCCTACGGCAACTGGAGCGCGACCAACTCCTGCCGCTGGTCATCCGGACGAATGGGCCGGT GATTCAGCGaattacgaatttttatacgaaGTGGAGGACGCAGTAGCTGGCTTAAACTTTGGCCATCACGAGTCACGAAAAGACAATGAAGCAACTGGAACTTATCACGTGCTATTACCAGATGGTAGAACACAAATCGTCGACTACGTTGCCGACGGTGGTGGCTATCGGCCAATGGTACGATACGAGGGGACGGCAACTTATCCGGCTACGGGATCTGCTTCAAGGACACCGGCTGCTACCGCAGGATCCACGAGTAACGAAGGATACAGATACTAA
- the LOC100650704 gene encoding fructose-1,6-bisphosphatase 1: MASKSDSFDSNCMTLTRFVLSEQRKIQDATGDLTQLLNSIQTAVKAVSSVVRKAGIANMYGIAGTQNVQGEDVKKLDVLSNELFVNMLTSSYTTCVLVSEENTNAIEVETEASGKYIVCFDPLDGSSNIDCLVSIGSIFAIFKKPSEPRASMEANALQPGKNLLAAGYAIYGSATMMVLSTGHGVNGFTYDPAIGEFILTEKNLRIPARGNIYCINEGYETTWDTAIKEYIHSKKYPENGKPYSSRYVGSMVADVHRTIKYGGIFLYPTTKTHPTGKLRLLYECIPMAYIIKQAGGMATNGEIDILEIVPEKIHQRSAIFLGSQEDVQEVLQFIKKHKK, from the exons ATGGCTTCGAAGAGCGATTCTTTCGATTCTAACTGCATGACATTGACAAGATTTGTACTGTCCGAGCAACGAAAAATACAAGATGCTACGGGAGATTTAACTCAGCTTCTGAACAGCATACAAACTGCTGTAAAAGCGGTCAGTTCGGTAGTTAGGAAAGCAGGTATTGCCAATAT GTATGGCATAGCCGGAACTCAAAACGTGCAGGGGGAAGATGTGAAAAAGTTGGATGTATTGAGCAACGAGTTGTTCGTGAATATGTTGACATCCTCTTACACAACTTGCGTTCTCGTAAGCGAAGAAAATACGAACGCGATCGAAGTGGAAACTGAAGCGAGCGGAAAATATATCGTGTGCTTCGATCCGTTGGATGGATCGTCCAATATCGATTGTTTAGTATCGATCGGTTCTATATTCGCGATCTTTAAGAAACCGAGCGAACCGAGAGCGTCTATGGAGGCGAATGCTCTTCAACCTGGTAAAAATTTGCTCGCCGCTGGATACGCGATCTATGGTTCGGCAACCATGATGGTACTTTCGACTGGCCATGGAGTCAATGGTTTTACCTACGACCCAGCTATCGGAGAATTTATTTTGACCGAAAAAAATTTACGCATACCTGCCAGAGGAAATATCTACTG CATCAACGAAGGATACGAGACTACCTGGGACACAGCCATCAAGGAATATATACATTCGAAGAAATATCCTGAGAATGGGAAACCGTACAGCTCAAGGTACGTGGGCTCTATGGTTGCTGATGTGCACAGGACGATCAAGTATGGAGGAATATTTCTTTATCCAACAACGAAAACTCATCCTACTGGCAAG CTGCGCCTTTTGTACGAATGTATTCCGATGGCGTACATAATAAAACAAGCCGGCGGTATGGCGACGAACGGGGAGATCGATATTTTGGAGATCGTGCCCGAGAAAATCCACCAAAGATCCGCGATATTTTTGGGATCACAGGAAGATGTGCAAGAAGTCTTACAGTTTattaaaaaacacaaaaaatag